A genomic region of Herbaspirillum sp. DW155 contains the following coding sequences:
- a CDS encoding GNAT family N-acetyltransferase, giving the protein MTHYQWRPMRADDLSRVMHIAAQVHEAYFEAQEVFAERLALFPQGCRIAMASEAPEDVIGYAFMHPARYGHAPALNTLLGGLDGADCLHLHDVALLPQARGSGLGRALVEELLRLCVLSGLPRATLVAVHASSAYWQASGFTVDALADVPEGRGLESYGAEACYMSMRVPDEAARR; this is encoded by the coding sequence ATGACTCACTATCAATGGCGCCCGATGAGGGCCGACGACTTGTCACGCGTGATGCATATCGCGGCACAGGTGCATGAAGCATATTTCGAGGCGCAAGAAGTCTTCGCCGAGCGGCTGGCCTTGTTTCCTCAGGGCTGCCGGATTGCGATGGCCTCAGAGGCGCCGGAAGACGTGATCGGCTACGCCTTCATGCATCCAGCCAGGTATGGTCATGCGCCGGCGTTGAATACCTTGCTGGGCGGTCTGGATGGCGCCGACTGCCTGCACCTGCACGACGTGGCATTGCTGCCTCAGGCGCGCGGTTCAGGACTGGGGCGGGCGCTGGTGGAGGAATTGCTGCGTCTTTGCGTACTGAGTGGCTTGCCGCGCGCCACGCTGGTGGCGGTGCATGCATCAAGTGCTTACTGGCAGGCGTCGGGGTTCACTGTCGATGCGTTGGCCGACGTGCCAGAGGGGCGGGGCCTGGAAAGCTATGGCGCAGAGGCATGTTACATGTCCATGCGCGTGCCGGACGAGGCCGCCAGGCGCTGA
- a CDS encoding integration host factor subunit alpha — MNNVNSNEFQSVLDADLHRAVLESQARSQADKNLPTLTKAELAELLFEQVGLNKREAKDMVETFFDEIRNALERGEAVKLSGFGNFQLRDKPQRPGRNPKTGEEIPITARRVVTFHASQKLKEMVELSSGSPVEMSV; from the coding sequence ATGAACAACGTGAATTCGAACGAATTTCAATCCGTGCTGGACGCCGACCTGCATCGTGCCGTACTGGAATCCCAGGCACGTTCGCAGGCCGACAAGAACCTGCCCACGCTGACCAAGGCCGAGCTGGCCGAACTTTTGTTCGAGCAGGTCGGTCTGAACAAGCGCGAAGCCAAGGACATGGTGGAAACTTTCTTCGACGAGATCCGCAACGCACTCGAACGTGGCGAGGCCGTCAAGCTGTCCGGCTTCGGTAATTTCCAGCTGCGCGACAAGCCGCAACGGCCTGGTCGCAATCCCAAGACTGGCGAGGAAATCCCGATCACGGCGCGACGTGTCGTGACCTTCCATGCCAGCCAGAAATTGAAGGAAATGGTGGAACTCTCCAGCGGCAGCCCCGTTGAAATGTCCGTCTAA
- the rpmI gene encoding 50S ribosomal protein L35 codes for MPKMKSKSSAKKRFRVRPGGTVKRGQAFKRHILTKKTTKNKRQLRGTEGVHETNLNSVRAMLPFA; via the coding sequence ATGCCTAAGATGAAATCGAAGAGCAGCGCGAAGAAGCGTTTTCGCGTCCGCCCGGGCGGTACCGTCAAGCGCGGTCAAGCCTTCAAGCGTCACATCCTGACCAAGAAGACCACCAAGAACAAGCGTCAACTGCGCGGTACCGAGGGCGTCCATGAGACGAACCTGAACTCCGTTCGCGCGATGCTGCCGTTCGCTTAA
- a CDS encoding undecaprenyl-phosphate glucose phosphotransferase, whose product MTDLHDGLPLVNVKPNTITMVFKRFVEPALIVAYLWVLVRTHGHPFVGDYWVLAIMAFFLSSYFFTEFHQRRLRRNPRGPSSFAPVMDWIAVAAVLVLVAYICDFYQNLSMRAIFFWVVSTPVGLVVSQHLQSRVMRDLHTKGEVRKAIIIGVNPAALKLADRMEKYPSLMIKLMGFFDDRELNRQPPGTYTPLHGKMTDVAAYVRENNINMVYISMPISAQPRVLQMIDELQDTTASIYFIPDIYIFNLIQARFDYVGGMAVMAICETPFTGTNNVVKRLSDLVLASGILLMLLPVMMVIAICVKLTSPGPVIFKQRRYGLDGEEIVVYKFRSMTVMEDGGKVTQATKGDMRLTKIGGFLRSSSLDELPQFFNVLQGRMSIVGPRPHAVAHNELYRKQIKGYMLRHKVKPGITGWAQVNGLRGETETLDKMKARIEFDLEYLRRWSLMFDLWIIFQTVRMVIKRDNAY is encoded by the coding sequence ATGACCGACCTGCATGATGGCCTGCCGTTGGTCAACGTCAAGCCCAATACCATCACCATGGTATTCAAGCGCTTCGTCGAACCGGCGCTGATCGTCGCTTATCTATGGGTGCTGGTGCGCACGCATGGGCATCCCTTCGTTGGCGACTACTGGGTGCTCGCCATCATGGCCTTCTTCCTGTCGTCTTATTTCTTTACCGAGTTTCACCAGCGCCGACTGCGGCGCAATCCCAGAGGGCCATCGTCGTTCGCGCCCGTCATGGACTGGATTGCCGTGGCGGCGGTACTGGTGCTGGTGGCGTACATCTGCGACTTCTACCAGAACCTGTCGATGCGGGCGATCTTCTTCTGGGTGGTCAGTACGCCTGTCGGCCTGGTCGTCTCCCAGCATTTGCAATCGCGCGTGATGCGCGACCTGCATACCAAAGGAGAAGTGCGCAAGGCCATCATCATCGGCGTCAATCCGGCCGCGCTCAAGCTGGCCGACCGCATGGAAAAGTATCCCTCCCTGATGATCAAGCTGATGGGATTCTTTGACGACCGTGAGCTCAATCGCCAGCCTCCCGGGACCTATACGCCTCTGCACGGCAAGATGACCGACGTGGCCGCGTACGTGCGCGAGAACAACATCAACATGGTCTACATCAGCATGCCGATCTCGGCCCAGCCGCGCGTACTGCAGATGATCGACGAGCTGCAGGACACCACGGCCTCCATCTACTTCATCCCGGACATCTACATCTTCAACCTGATCCAGGCGCGCTTCGACTATGTGGGCGGTATGGCCGTGATGGCCATCTGCGAGACACCCTTTACCGGCACGAACAACGTCGTCAAGCGTTTGAGTGACCTGGTGCTGGCGTCCGGCATCCTGCTCATGCTGCTGCCGGTGATGATGGTCATCGCCATCTGCGTCAAGCTGACCTCGCCCGGTCCTGTCATCTTCAAACAACGCCGTTACGGGCTGGATGGCGAGGAAATCGTGGTCTACAAATTCCGCTCCATGACGGTCATGGAAGATGGCGGCAAGGTCACCCAGGCGACCAAGGGCGACATGCGCCTGACCAAGATCGGCGGTTTCCTGCGTTCCAGCTCACTGGACGAGTTGCCGCAGTTCTTCAACGTCCTGCAGGGACGCATGAGCATCGTCGGTCCGCGTCCGCACGCGGTGGCCCACAACGAGCTGTATCGCAAACAGATCAAGGGCTACATGCTGCGCCACAAGGTCAAGCCCGGGATCACCGGCTGGGCTCAGGTCAACGGTCTGCGCGGCGAGACCGAAACGTTGGACAAGATGAAGGCACGCATTGAATTCGATCTGGAGTATCTGCGCCGTTGGTCGCTGATGTTTGATCTGTGGATCATCTTCCAGACCGTGCGCATGGTGATCAAGCGCGACAACGCTTACTGA
- the rplT gene encoding 50S ribosomal protein L20, translated as MPRVKRGVTARARHKKVLALAKGYRGRRKNVYRIAKQAVMRAGQYAYRDRRNKKRVFRALWIARINAAARSHGVTYSVFMNGLKKAAIELDRKVLADMAVTDKAAFAAIVNQVKANIAAA; from the coding sequence ATGCCTAGAGTCAAACGTGGGGTAACAGCACGTGCCCGCCACAAGAAAGTCCTCGCACTCGCCAAGGGTTACCGCGGCCGTCGTAAAAACGTCTACCGTATCGCCAAGCAAGCAGTCATGCGCGCTGGTCAGTACGCGTACCGTGACCGTCGTAACAAGAAGCGCGTGTTCCGCGCCCTGTGGATCGCCCGTATCAACGCCGCTGCGCGTTCGCACGGCGTGACCTACAGCGTGTTCATGAACGGCCTGAAGAAGGCTGCGATCGAACTGGACCGCAAGGTTCTGGCCGACATGGCTGTCACCGACAAGGCTGCTTTCGCTGCCATCGTCAATCAGGTGAAGGCCAACATCGCTGCCGCCTAA
- a CDS encoding phosphatase PAP2 family protein, with the protein MNWHTITFLGDSTMTIPGACILALWLGANRMWRQMFAWLLAFGTAMSIVVISKLLFMGWGITLPGLNFTGFSGHTASSSALYLSIALLLTQDGSRTRRALVLALTAVLVTAVGLSRLMIKVHSESEVLLGLLVGAAAAWGFGLSLRQSAPPLRHLLLPVGLAAVLMMTGFDKPAPTQSFLQELAKNLSGRSEPYMRHEPL; encoded by the coding sequence ATGAACTGGCACACCATCACCTTCCTCGGCGATAGCACCATGACCATTCCAGGCGCCTGCATCCTTGCACTTTGGCTGGGCGCCAACCGGATGTGGCGTCAGATGTTCGCCTGGCTACTTGCCTTCGGCACGGCCATGTCCATCGTCGTCATCAGCAAGTTGCTGTTCATGGGCTGGGGCATCACCCTTCCCGGGCTCAACTTCACCGGCTTCAGCGGCCATACGGCTTCCTCCAGCGCGCTTTACCTGTCCATCGCACTGCTGCTGACCCAGGATGGCAGCCGCACCCGCCGCGCACTGGTACTGGCACTGACGGCGGTGCTGGTCACCGCTGTAGGCCTGTCACGGCTGATGATCAAGGTTCACTCTGAATCTGAAGTACTGCTCGGCCTGCTGGTGGGCGCCGCTGCGGCTTGGGGCTTTGGGCTGTCGCTGCGGCAATCGGCTCCGCCGTTGCGCCACCTGCTGCTACCAGTGGGCCTTGCTGCCGTGCTGATGATGACCGGCTTCGACAAACCCGCCCCTACCCAGAGCTTCCTGCAGGAATTGGCCAAAAACCTGTCCGGCCGTTCCGAACCCTACATGCGCCACGAACCACTCTGA
- a CDS encoding MerR family transcriptional regulator, with amino-acid sequence MNDRVNKPAAIVLPPIPAKRYFTIGEVSELCGVKPHVLRYWEQEFTQLKPVKRRGNRRYYQHHEVLLIRRIRELLYEQGFTISGARNKLDGTHEAEQPQEPQRPVISLDEAAIDALRAELQAVLETLKPGAAAA; translated from the coding sequence ATGAATGATCGTGTCAACAAACCGGCGGCCATCGTCTTGCCGCCCATCCCGGCCAAGCGTTATTTCACGATAGGCGAGGTCAGCGAACTGTGTGGCGTCAAGCCGCACGTACTGCGCTACTGGGAACAGGAATTCACCCAGTTGAAACCCGTGAAGCGTCGCGGCAACCGACGTTATTACCAGCACCATGAAGTGCTGTTGATCCGTCGTATCCGCGAACTGCTGTACGAACAGGGTTTCACCATCAGCGGAGCCCGCAACAAGCTCGATGGCACCCACGAGGCCGAGCAGCCGCAGGAGCCGCAACGTCCCGTCATCAGCCTGGATGAGGCTGCCATCGATGCGCTGCGTGCAGAACTGCAGGCCGTGCTGGAGACCTTGAAGCCGGGCGCAGCTGCCGCCTGA
- the pheT gene encoding phenylalanine--tRNA ligase subunit beta produces MQFSENWLRTMVNPTMTSDELSHLLTMSGLEVEEVEPVAPPFTNVVVGEVLEVSKHPDADRLNVCRVNVHTGTILNIVCGAPNVRPGLKVPCAMVGAVLPPGADGKPFEIKVGKLRGVESQGMLCSARELKLSEDHGGLLELPDDAPVGQNFRDYLQLNDLKFTIKLTPNKADCLSVLGVAREVSALTGSPLKAPVYQAAAVNLDEKLPVRISAPDLCGRFAGRVIRGLNAKAATPQWMKQRLERSGQRSISALVDISNYVMLELGRPSHVFDLDKIHGGLDVRWGRKGESLKLLNGNTVEVDEWVGVISDDKEIESLAGIMGGDATAVSLETTNIYLEAAFWLPQAIQGRARRYNFSTDAAHRFERGVDFATVVDHIERITALLLEICGTPETRVGPVDDQIVNLPKREPVSLRTARAAKVIGVEITDEMVSDIFKRLGLSFDYQPGLFSVTPPSYRFDIEIEEDLIEEVARVYGFENIPALPPVAANAMRIAPENTRSLFAIRRLLADQDYQEVVNFSFVESTWEADFAGNADPIKLLNPIASQMSVMRSSLIAGLVANARYNVNRKAARIRVFEVGAVFSKNAAIADGPLAVAGFEQPKRVAALAYGPVAEEQWGQSTRNVDYFDVKADLEALFAPRALRFVKAQHPALHPGRTAHVLLGEKVVGVIGELHPKWQQKYDLPLAPVVFEVDAEALQQRDLPSYTEISKFPAVSRDIALVVKQSVAAQQLLDVFAAEKQGNADCAILQALVLFDEYQGRGLEADEKSLAFRCTLQDTQNTLQDDKVDLAVNALVAAASAKLGARLRA; encoded by the coding sequence ATGCAATTCTCTGAAAACTGGCTGCGTACCATGGTCAACCCGACCATGACCTCGGATGAACTGTCGCACCTGCTGACCATGTCCGGTCTGGAAGTCGAGGAAGTCGAACCGGTCGCGCCTCCCTTCACCAACGTGGTGGTGGGTGAGGTGCTGGAAGTGAGCAAGCATCCGGATGCGGACCGTCTGAACGTCTGCCGCGTCAATGTTCATACCGGCACCATCCTCAACATCGTCTGCGGCGCGCCCAATGTGCGCCCCGGTCTCAAGGTGCCTTGCGCCATGGTCGGTGCCGTGCTGCCGCCCGGTGCCGATGGCAAGCCTTTCGAGATCAAGGTCGGCAAGCTGCGCGGCGTGGAGTCGCAGGGCATGCTGTGCTCGGCCCGCGAACTGAAGCTGTCGGAAGATCATGGCGGCCTGCTGGAGCTGCCCGACGATGCACCGGTCGGCCAGAATTTCCGCGACTACCTGCAACTGAACGACCTGAAGTTCACCATCAAGCTGACCCCCAACAAGGCGGATTGCCTGTCGGTGCTGGGCGTGGCACGTGAAGTTTCTGCACTGACGGGCAGCCCGCTGAAGGCCCCGGTCTATCAGGCCGCTGCCGTCAACCTGGACGAGAAGCTGCCGGTACGCATTTCCGCACCCGACCTGTGCGGCCGCTTTGCCGGCCGCGTGATCCGTGGCCTCAACGCCAAGGCCGCCACCCCGCAGTGGATGAAGCAGCGCCTGGAGCGCAGCGGCCAGCGGTCGATCTCGGCGCTGGTGGACATCTCCAACTACGTGATGCTGGAGCTGGGTCGTCCTTCGCACGTGTTCGATCTCGACAAGATCCATGGCGGCCTGGACGTGCGCTGGGGCCGCAAGGGTGAATCCCTGAAGCTCCTCAACGGCAATACCGTGGAAGTCGATGAATGGGTCGGCGTGATCTCCGACGACAAGGAAATCGAATCGCTGGCCGGCATCATGGGTGGCGACGCCACTGCGGTCTCGCTGGAGACCACCAACATCTACCTGGAAGCCGCTTTCTGGCTCCCGCAGGCGATCCAGGGGCGTGCGCGCCGCTACAACTTCTCGACCGATGCGGCGCATCGTTTCGAGCGTGGTGTGGACTTCGCCACCGTGGTCGATCACATCGAACGCATTACCGCGCTGCTGCTGGAAATCTGCGGCACGCCCGAGACCCGCGTCGGTCCCGTGGACGACCAGATCGTTAACCTGCCCAAGCGCGAACCGGTGTCGCTGCGCACCGCCCGCGCGGCCAAGGTGATCGGGGTGGAGATCACTGACGAGATGGTGTCGGACATCTTCAAGCGCCTCGGCCTGTCGTTCGACTACCAGCCTGGACTGTTCTCGGTGACCCCGCCGTCCTACCGCTTCGACATCGAGATCGAGGAAGACCTGATCGAGGAAGTCGCGCGCGTGTACGGCTTCGAGAACATCCCGGCGCTGCCGCCGGTGGCTGCCAATGCCATGCGCATCGCGCCCGAGAACACCCGTTCGCTGTTCGCCATCCGCCGCCTGTTGGCCGATCAGGATTACCAGGAAGTGGTCAACTTCAGCTTCGTGGAGAGCACCTGGGAAGCCGACTTCGCCGGCAATGCCGATCCCATCAAGCTGTTGAATCCGATCGCCAGCCAGATGAGCGTGATGCGTTCTTCGCTCATCGCCGGTCTGGTCGCCAATGCGCGTTACAACGTCAACCGCAAGGCGGCGCGCATCCGCGTCTTCGAGGTGGGAGCCGTGTTCAGCAAGAACGCTGCCATCGCCGATGGCCCGCTGGCGGTTGCCGGCTTCGAGCAGCCCAAGCGCGTTGCCGCACTGGCCTATGGCCCGGTCGCCGAAGAGCAGTGGGGGCAGTCCACCCGCAATGTCGATTACTTCGACGTCAAGGCGGATCTGGAAGCCCTGTTCGCTCCGCGCGCGCTGCGCTTCGTCAAGGCGCAACATCCGGCCCTGCATCCTGGCCGCACCGCCCACGTGCTGCTGGGTGAGAAGGTGGTCGGCGTGATCGGCGAACTGCATCCCAAGTGGCAGCAGAAGTACGACCTGCCGCTGGCGCCAGTGGTGTTCGAGGTGGATGCCGAGGCGCTGCAGCAGCGCGACCTGCCGTCCTATACGGAAATTTCCAAGTTCCCGGCAGTCAGCCGCGACATCGCTCTGGTGGTCAAGCAATCGGTCGCCGCCCAGCAATTGCTGGACGTCTTTGCCGCTGAAAAGCAGGGCAACGCGGATTGCGCCATCTTGCAAGCCCTTGTTTTATTTGATGAATATCAAGGCCGTGGGCTTGAAGCGGACGAAAAAAGCCTTGCGTTCCGCTGCACCTTGCAAGATACTCAAAACACCCTTCAGGATGACAAGGTTGACCTTGCGGTGAATGCACTGGTGGCCGCGGCGAGCGCCAAGCTCGGTGCCAGGTTGCGTGCCTGA
- a CDS encoding EpsD family peptidyl-prolyl cis-trans isomerase: MKKGKAAVSLHDGLATKVLVSAMLLMALAACSEKKASSGSSQVVANVDGQEITIHQVNNELAKTGGREVTKQLLDGLVARQLLVNAAKKDKLDIDPAVLADMERARDLVLAQSYVARKVKAPTRPSEQEIEDLYGKNPDWFAQRRQYEFSQLIIAGTNLTPELNSLMEQPGKRLEEVVAWLDAHRIQYGRQQVVKTSADLPPQMNASLKNMERGALFVVIEGPTAILTSVQDIKSVPVSLAVATPQIQQYLLAQRQSQASEQLVERLKKDAKIEYSEQAKSFKDMSAAPAEPLPVEGAAQEAPSVNKDAISRGVAGFK; this comes from the coding sequence ATGAAAAAAGGGAAGGCGGCAGTTTCACTGCATGATGGTCTCGCCACGAAGGTGCTGGTCTCGGCCATGCTCTTGATGGCCTTGGCCGCTTGCAGTGAAAAGAAGGCATCCTCCGGTTCCAGCCAGGTGGTGGCCAATGTGGATGGTCAGGAGATCACCATCCACCAGGTCAACAACGAACTGGCCAAGACCGGTGGCAGAGAAGTGACCAAGCAATTGCTCGATGGGCTGGTGGCACGGCAATTGCTGGTCAATGCGGCCAAGAAGGACAAGCTCGATATCGATCCGGCGGTGCTGGCCGATATGGAGCGGGCGCGTGATCTGGTGCTGGCACAGAGCTACGTCGCGCGCAAAGTGAAGGCGCCGACGCGTCCTTCGGAGCAGGAGATCGAAGACCTGTATGGCAAGAACCCTGACTGGTTCGCCCAGCGCAGGCAGTATGAGTTCTCTCAGTTGATTATTGCCGGTACGAATCTGACGCCCGAGCTCAACAGCTTGATGGAGCAGCCGGGCAAGCGGCTGGAAGAAGTCGTTGCATGGCTTGATGCACACCGCATCCAGTATGGCCGTCAGCAGGTCGTCAAGACCTCGGCCGATTTGCCACCGCAGATGAATGCCAGCCTCAAGAACATGGAGCGTGGTGCTTTGTTTGTGGTGATCGAAGGTCCGACCGCCATCCTGACATCGGTGCAGGACATCAAGAGTGTGCCGGTCTCGCTGGCCGTGGCGACTCCGCAGATCCAGCAGTATCTGCTGGCGCAGAGGCAGAGCCAGGCTTCCGAGCAACTGGTGGAGCGACTCAAGAAGGATGCCAAGATCGAATATTCGGAACAGGCCAAATCGTTCAAGGATATGAGCGCTGCGCCTGCAGAGCCCTTGCCGGTCGAAGGGGCCGCGCAGGAGGCGCCCAGTGTGAACAAGGATGCGATTTCACGCGGCGTGGCCGGTTTCAAGTAA
- the epsL gene encoding XrtB/PEP-CTERM-associated polysaccharide biosynthesis outer membrane protein EpsL — translation MPRQFRNSSKRKTRVRACALVVSLTCPFVYAADPGQVVVPYVQYTYLHDDNLLRLSSPEAAEAALGTSKLSDNVQSKVGGIRIDRMISRQHILVDASATKNTFDFFKQFDNDARDLKADWAWVLGERFSGNVGYVYSRSLTPFQNLRVFVPNIRTMDTKYASAAWQLHPDWTVRAQASQFGLAYDLSSQQANNFTQNLAEVGLDYTARSGSVAGVQARRTVGNYPFDTVVGASTLNNSFTQEDYKAKIVWLYSGETKLQFLGGLTRRERNSAASGNGYRGFNARLIGEWQATGKTGFKANLWREIGGVNDVDANFALTTGVNLAAAYLPTAKLRVDGLIDHERRNYNGASIITGITPSNRRDTYDKASLSLTYAPTNSLSLVLAVYREKLQSNITNFSYLSNGISLTSRYEF, via the coding sequence ATGCCACGGCAGTTTCGCAATAGCAGCAAGCGCAAGACCCGGGTGCGAGCGTGTGCTCTGGTGGTGTCGCTGACTTGCCCTTTTGTATACGCGGCAGACCCCGGTCAGGTGGTCGTCCCGTATGTGCAGTACACGTATTTGCATGATGACAACTTGTTGCGGTTAAGCAGTCCGGAGGCGGCGGAGGCAGCGTTAGGAACGTCCAAGCTGTCCGATAACGTTCAAAGCAAGGTGGGCGGCATCCGGATTGATCGGATGATCAGTCGGCAGCACATCTTGGTGGATGCAAGCGCCACCAAGAACACTTTTGATTTTTTCAAGCAGTTTGATAATGACGCGCGGGATCTCAAGGCGGATTGGGCGTGGGTGTTGGGCGAGCGATTCTCGGGCAACGTCGGCTATGTCTATTCTCGCTCCTTGACCCCTTTTCAGAACTTGCGGGTCTTTGTGCCGAATATCCGAACGATGGATACCAAATACGCCAGTGCGGCATGGCAACTGCATCCAGACTGGACAGTGCGTGCTCAAGCCTCGCAATTTGGTTTGGCTTATGACCTGAGTAGCCAACAGGCTAACAACTTCACGCAGAATCTGGCGGAGGTGGGTCTGGATTACACGGCACGAAGCGGAAGTGTGGCAGGCGTGCAAGCGCGCAGGACGGTCGGGAATTATCCTTTCGATACGGTGGTGGGGGCGAGCACGCTCAACAACTCCTTCACCCAGGAAGATTACAAGGCCAAAATCGTCTGGTTGTACAGCGGCGAGACAAAGTTGCAGTTTCTTGGGGGATTGACCCGTCGTGAACGCAACTCGGCCGCTAGCGGCAATGGCTATCGCGGTTTCAATGCAAGATTGATTGGCGAGTGGCAAGCCACCGGAAAGACCGGCTTCAAGGCCAACCTTTGGCGCGAGATTGGCGGAGTCAATGATGTCGACGCTAATTTTGCATTGACCACTGGTGTCAACTTGGCGGCCGCGTATTTGCCCACCGCCAAGCTTCGCGTGGATGGCTTGATCGATCACGAACGTCGTAACTACAACGGCGCGTCAATCATTACAGGGATCACCCCATCCAATCGTCGTGACACTTACGACAAAGCCAGCCTGAGCCTGACCTATGCGCCCACGAATTCGCTGTCTCTGGTGCTGGCGGTTTACCGAGAAAAACTGCAGTCCAACATCACCAATTTCAGTTATCTCTCCAACGGCATCTCTTTGACTTCGCGCTATGAATTCTGA
- the pheS gene encoding phenylalanine--tRNA ligase subunit alpha, with protein sequence MNPLDQLLGQLVTQAQADFAAAPDAAALENAKAKYLGKTGQITEQMKGLGKLAPEERKVQGAIINVAKEQIENALTARRDALANAQMQARLNAEAIDVTLPGRGRGVGGIHPVMRSWQRVEEIFRSIGFDVADGPEIETDWTNFTALNSPENHPARSMQDTFYIEGNDTQGKPLLLRTHTSPMQVRYARMNKPPIKVIAPGRTYRVDSDATHSPMFHQVEGLWIAEDISFADLKGVYLNFVKAFFETDDLQVRFRPSYFPFTEPSAEIDIAFGSGPLKGRWLEVSGAGQVHPTVVRNMGLDPEQYIGFAFGSGLERLTMLRYGINDLRLFYEGDLRFLKQFN encoded by the coding sequence ATGAATCCCCTAGACCAACTCCTGGGCCAACTGGTCACGCAGGCGCAGGCTGATTTCGCCGCCGCGCCCGACGCCGCTGCACTGGAAAACGCCAAGGCCAAGTACCTCGGCAAGACCGGCCAGATCACCGAGCAGATGAAGGGACTGGGCAAGCTGGCGCCGGAAGAGCGCAAGGTACAAGGGGCGATCATCAACGTCGCCAAGGAACAGATCGAAAACGCGCTGACCGCACGCCGCGATGCCCTGGCCAATGCCCAGATGCAGGCGCGCCTGAATGCGGAAGCTATCGACGTCACCCTGCCGGGCCGCGGCCGCGGCGTGGGCGGCATTCACCCTGTGATGCGCTCGTGGCAGCGCGTCGAGGAAATCTTCCGTTCCATCGGTTTTGACGTCGCCGACGGTCCCGAGATCGAGACCGACTGGACCAATTTCACCGCATTGAACAGCCCCGAGAACCATCCGGCGCGTTCGATGCAGGATACCTTCTACATCGAAGGCAACGATACCCAGGGCAAGCCCCTGCTGCTGCGTACCCACACCAGCCCCATGCAGGTGCGTTACGCCCGCATGAACAAGCCGCCCATCAAGGTCATCGCCCCGGGCCGCACCTATCGTGTCGACAGCGATGCGACTCACTCGCCGATGTTCCATCAGGTCGAAGGTCTGTGGATCGCCGAGGACATCAGCTTCGCCGACCTGAAGGGCGTGTACCTCAACTTCGTCAAGGCCTTCTTCGAGACCGACGATCTGCAGGTACGTTTTCGTCCGTCCTACTTCCCCTTCACCGAACCCTCCGCCGAGATCGACATCGCCTTCGGCAGCGGTCCCCTGAAGGGGCGCTGGCTGGAAGTCTCCGGCGCCGGCCAGGTGCACCCGACCGTGGTGCGCAACATGGGCCTGGATCCCGAGCAGTACATCGGTTTCGCGTTCGGCTCGGGCCTTGAGCGCCTGACCATGCTGCGCTACGGGATCAATGACCTGCGCCTGTTCTACGAAGGCGACCTGCGCTTCCTGAAGCAATTCAATTAA
- the epsE gene encoding polysaccharide export protein EpsE yields the protein MRKVVFLLVGLMLASWSLFAQADDILLGAGDVIRVKVYGSEDLSLETRISEAGVISYPLVGEVKVGGLSTAQAETKIAGLLKKGGYLLNPQVNILVTVPQSQMVSVLGQVNKPGRYSLDGKRNVADVIALAGGVTPDGGDALTIVRNDGKTVTKQLVDIYAITHSGDTSELPEVKANDVVYVERALRFYIYGEVQRPGMYRLERGTTVLQALSVGGGLTQRGTERGLMVKRRDAEGNLQEIDVRKDELLQADDIVYVKESWF from the coding sequence ATGAGAAAAGTGGTGTTCCTGTTGGTTGGCCTGATGCTTGCCAGTTGGAGTTTGTTTGCCCAGGCCGACGATATTCTGCTGGGCGCGGGCGACGTCATCCGGGTGAAGGTCTATGGCAGCGAGGATCTCTCGCTGGAAACCAGAATCAGCGAGGCTGGCGTGATCAGTTATCCGCTGGTGGGTGAGGTCAAGGTTGGTGGATTGTCGACAGCCCAGGCTGAGACCAAGATCGCCGGCTTGTTGAAGAAGGGCGGTTATCTGCTCAATCCGCAGGTCAATATTTTGGTGACCGTTCCCCAGAGCCAAATGGTTTCCGTGCTGGGACAGGTCAACAAGCCCGGGCGTTACTCCCTGGACGGCAAGCGTAACGTGGCCGACGTCATCGCGCTTGCCGGAGGTGTAACACCCGACGGCGGTGATGCATTGACCATCGTGCGTAATGATGGAAAGACCGTGACTAAGCAACTGGTCGATATCTACGCGATTACCCACAGCGGCGACACGAGCGAATTGCCGGAGGTCAAGGCAAACGATGTGGTCTATGTGGAGCGCGCCTTGCGCTTTTATATTTACGGCGAAGTCCAGCGTCCCGGTATGTACAGGTTGGAGCGCGGTACGACAGTCTTGCAGGCTCTGTCGGTGGGGGGCGGCTTGACTCAACGAGGAACCGAGCGGGGCCTGATGGTCAAGCGCCGGGATGCCGAAGGCAACCTGCAAGAAATTGATGTGAGGAAGGACGAGCTGTTGCAGGCTGATGACATCGTCTACGTCAAGGAAAGCTGGTTCTAA